One Silene latifolia isolate original U9 population chromosome 4, ASM4854445v1, whole genome shotgun sequence DNA segment encodes these proteins:
- the LOC141651194 gene encoding putative F-box/FBD/LRR-repeat protein At5g56810 produces MANTREGRKDRLSSLPDALLLEIISLLPLKSAIKTGALSRRWRHLWTHLNSICVDNLSIGSLTTFDEIMDKLDSPFIHTFTLQLPEDDYDSSNITVLLIDRCIRQICERKVRHLNLAFPKRFSRDAYQALACIFETTSLVLIKWRPEFCTENQKLTGSAFSSSIALPRLKKLDIYIVDWQCGWLSRLIEVCPLLEDLSLMVRFNPYDTVFVHCSSPNLKRLSMSFFNAYSNKVVIDAPKLEYFFARVPKSWTFSFCDKPVSLQEANIEFQDVRVISNEGVILNSKLYEEISNVKILTDISLRFNVLDTFTAFPNLRRLTLKMKPYDNCNSLLQFLALCPVLDALFLDFRYMMSTINDNERWVLPDGASGTTLRRVKRIEIDTSNILSSLKHHYKTYQYFSELVEYMLGNALSLEHFHFTVNGGKKWRKGKEAGGKMENMLCDLIYKCRASSKCKVLFTGHYIAMSRKAGASRAFRRHG; encoded by the coding sequence ATGGCGAACACGAGAGAAGGAAGAAAAGACAGACTGAGTTCTCTCCCCGACGCTCTTCTTCTCGAAatcatctccctccttcctctcAAATCCGCCATTAAAACAGGCGCTTTATCGCGAAGATGGCGTCATCTCTGGACCCACTTAAACTCCATCTGTGTCGACAATCTTAGCATTGGTTCGTTAACTACTTTTGATGAAATCATGGATAAACTTGACTCACCATTCATTCATACTTTCACTCTCCAACTTCCGGAAGACGATTATGATTCCTCAAATATCACTGTTTTACTCATCGATAGATGTATTCGCCAAATTTGTGAACGAAAGGTTCGTCACCTTAATTTAGCATTTCCAAAAAGATTTAGTCGCGACGCATACCAGGCGTTGGCTTGTATTTTTGAAACGACTTCGTTGGTGTTGATCAAATGGAGGCCCGAGTTTTGTACCGAAAACCAAAAATTGACGGGGTCGGCGTTTTCTTCTTCCATTGCGCTACCTCGTTTGAAGAAGTTGGACATATATATCGTTGATTGGCAATGCGGATGGTTAAGTAGATTAATTGAGGTTTGTCCTTTACTCGAGGACTTGTCTTTAATGGTTAGGTTTAATCCGTATGATACCGTTTTTGTTCATTGTTCAAGCCCTAATTTGAAACGGTTGTCGATGTCTTTTTTTAATGCATATAGTAATAAAGTGGTTATTGATGCCCCGAAATTAGAGTACTTTTTTGCTCGTGTTCCAAAGTCATGGACATTTTCCTTTTGTGATAAACCGGTTAGCTTACAAGAAGCGAATATTGAATTTCAGGATGTACGTGTTATTTCAAATGAGGGAGTCATTTTAAACTCAAAATTGTACGAAGAAATATCCAATGTTAAGATTCTGACGGATATCAGCCTACGATTTAATGTGCTCGACACATTCACGGCCTTTCCGAATTTGAGACGTCTTACATTGAAGATGAAACCGTATGACAATTGTAATAGCCTTTTGCAATTCTTGGCACTCTGTCCTGTATTAGATGCCCTGTTCTTAGACTTTCGGTATATGATGAGTACTATAAATGATAATGAGAGGTGGGTCCTTCCAGACGGTGCATCGGGCACCACGTTGAGACGAGTCAAGAGAATTGAAATAGACACAAGTAACATCCTCTCTagtcttaaacatcattataaaACGTACCAGTATTTTTCGGAACTCGTAGAGTACATGTTAGGAAACGCCTTAAGTTTGGAGCATTTTCATTTTACTGTAAATGGTGGGAAGAAGTGGAGAAAGGGGAAAGAGGCAGGTGGTAAAATGGAAAATATGTTATGTGATTTGATCTATAAATGTCGGGCTTCGAGTAAGTGCAAGGTTCTATTTACAGGGCACTATATTGCAATGTCTAGAAAGGCCGGTGCCAGCCGTGCCTTTAGACGTCATGGTTAG